The DNA sequence TACTCAGCTTTTTTGTCGTCGCTGCGTTTTTCGCTTTCCTCATGTGGGGTATTTATACGACGCCCTTTCCGGCAGAAACGGCAGATGTGAGTACCTTTACGGTGGAAAACATAGGGACAGTCCTGTTTAAAAAATATGTCATCCCGTTTGAGCTAACATCTGTCCTGTTGTTAGTCGCCCTCGTCGGCGCAGTCATTTTAGCGAAGAAGGAGGCGGACTAAGTGCCAGTGCATCCATATCTCGCGCTCGCAGCTATTTTGTTTTGCGTCGGTCTATACGGCGTCTTAACGAAAAAGAATGCTGTCATCGTGCTCCTTTCGATCGAATTAATGCTAAATGCCGTCAACATCAATTTAGTCGCTTTCGCCAAGTACGGTCTGGAAGCAAATATGACAGGGCACATCTTTAGTTTGTTTACGATTACAGTTGCGGCGGCGGAAGCAGCTGTCGGCGTAGCGATCATTATCGCTCTCTACCGCAAGCGCGGCTCGGTAAAAGTCGAAGATTTTGACTCCCTCAGGCGATGAGCAGTCGTTCGGAACG is a window from the Numidum massiliense genome containing:
- the nuoK gene encoding NADH-quinone oxidoreductase subunit NuoK, with the translated sequence MPVHPYLALAAILFCVGLYGVLTKKNAVIVLLSIELMLNAVNINLVAFAKYGLEANMTGHIFSLFTITVAAAEAAVGVAIIIALYRKRGSVKVEDFDSLRR